The stretch of DNA TCCATGTGGTTTGGTTTGGTTCTCCATTGTCCTTCCTTTGTCCTTATAAACACACAAATGTGGGCTTTGGTCAGGGGCTTTTTTTCTGGCCGCTTATTCTGGTCACATGTGTCATTGGCTAAGGTTATCGCTAGCTACGAGAAGATGAGAAGAAAATGTCCGCGTGGCTGTTTCGCACGTCGGGAAGGCGCAAATTGGATCAAGTGAGCAGTCAGTGCGTTGCTCAtgtaacaaaattaaaatggcaAAGCTCTTGACATATTTGGAATACTAATTGAAATGCGATGGTTGACATTGGATGGTAATTTCACCCGAGTCAGAAAGTCTGAACATTTGAGTTTAAGTTTAAGTTAGCATGACTAATaagaagtttctttttttttttttcaagagtgGAGTATAAAGGCAACACTTGAACCTTGACAACCAGAAGGAGCATTAGGAATTTAAAGGAGGGGGGTGCTACAGGTGTAATCAGTAACAGAAAAGTTATGCAAGGAAATCAACAGCCGTCGACAAGTCaaacatttaagaaaaagaCCCTAAAACACCTGTTAGTGACATTAGCAAGGTCATTTGCGAGAGGAAGAGGGAGGCTCATTTGGAATTCTCACCAAAAAGTACAGAAGTCagcctaaaatatattttttgaaatggAAAGGAATTTGCCTTACTGTCCATTTTGGGTCTACAATGTTCACATTTGGTATACAAGTATGGCCCAACCGAAATGTGATTTTGACATGGtctcaatttatatatatatatatatatatatgtttcgtatgttaaaaaaagttgaaaaatttGAGaagatttattattaaattgtgGGCATCGATGGGattaaacattcaattcaacctcccattccaaatggattggacgccaagtcaatggaagccaatgagtgCCCCATTGACGACAGTTAAGGCGCTAAGGCCGAGCTGTGAGCTGCCACTAAATACCATTCCTGAATTCCTCGCAATTGTGTGATGACACTTCTGTCAAATTCCCAGACTTCATTCGTGGATGCTACCTTACCTGTGCAAACCCCATTGCTCATTTTCCTCTGACCTCCGACCCTTCGCTCCGTCCTCCCGTCGGCGTATCTCGCTGGCGGTCGAAAGGCGCGTGGGAGGTTGGCGAGGAAAAGCGGTGAGCCCACTCCACTTTGATGGTGTGTGCGCGCTTGACTAGAAAATGATGAGAGCAGAAGAGCGTGAGGGAAAGCTTAGCCGACTGCTAACACAAACAAACCTAAGTGTAGGCAGGAAGGATCGAGGCGGGCGTGTTTAGTGTCATCGTTACGACGGGGATCTACCTCCAACGTCCTGACGTTGACCAGTATTGACAAGAGCGGCCTGTGTTTACACAAGAGTCCATTATCAAGTTGGCGCCGTGGACAACAAATCCATATTTTTGACCAACGGTCCGTCTCGGAAAGAGCAAAGACGATCCGGCTGGAGAAGACGTTTCCGAGGAAGGCCGCGACGAGAGAAAGGCACGGTGTGGCTTTCATCATTATCATAATCCAAAGTGACGGTGGGGGGGTGGTAAGAATGGTAGCACCCCCACACCCTCAAATTCCTGTTGGACAATTATGCAAATGAATGAAGGAGGACATGGTTGGCCCACTCGAACAACAGATGAGGTCAAACGAATCAGATAAGCCGGAGCCCCGCGTGAGGCTATCGATCGGCACTCTTGGCACGCTATCCGTCAAAGTTTGGGCAGCGAGCCAATCAAAACACGACTGTTTTATCCACTAAGATGGCCGACTGGGGATTGTGTCCTTTGTGGGGGCGCAGCTGGCGTTCTCCTGCTTATTTAGGACATTTTTGGCTCCCGCTAGCCGGCGAAGGTTACTCCATGTCATTGGAATCCGCACACAATAGACACTCCTCCGACTACTTTAGCGGGGACGTGTCAAGCCCTTCACGAGAGCTTTTATGGACCCCCACCACTCCATCCTGGAACCCCAACATCCACACAGGAGCGCTCGGTGCGGTTAAACGGCTCCCGCAAGAAGCAGTGTAAACACGGCTGTTCAATTGGAGGCCAGAGTTCAGCCGGAGTGCACGGCTTGCGTTAAATATGGACAACGCATTACAGTATATTCGGATTGAGTGGGTTTTTAACAAAGCAGGAGTTTTAACGCGGCGTGTTTAACTCTTTAGCTGACGGCAATACATGTCCTGTACATTTCAACTGGCCTCCAGATCAGTGAGTTAGGATGCTAACCTTGGAGTGATTGTTACCAAGGTGAGGGAGGGTTCATTCCTATTTAAAAACTACGGTTAAATTTGAATTTGACAGAATTATTATCAAATGGCGATACTACTTGAGACATTTAACCCGATGTAGAGCAAGTGACTATTCTTAGTCATGAAAAAAGTCTATAACAGCAATTATGAGTCATTTTCTAATCAATAAATTCAATGAAAAGCTCAATtgatattaaaatgtataaaaacgtTTGGTGACAGCTGCCAAGTAACGCTCTAAAGTATAGTTTTATTCTCTCATAGTATTTAAATTCAATGTATTTCAAATGGGAAGGCTTGGCTGTCCTTTAGTCATCATGCACGTGATGTCATGTATTTAAACTTCTGTAATGTAAAATAAAGCCAGAAGTAATTAAGAGGTTTCGAATGTTATGATTACAATCCTGTGTATTTTAGTTTGAACTATTTATGGTAAGAAAAACTAAGCAAATAAAAAAGGCACATTAAACGTTTTGCATAAATACTGTGACATAACACACAAGGTTCTTACAtttccaaattaaaaataaataaaactttagCCTTTACCTTTGGAGTAAATGTTGCACAGTGACGTCATCACCGAGAAACCCGTACTGGTGTTCACTTCCCCctcctttttctttctctctctctctctctccgtctctctctccggtTGCCATGGCACCGCCTACCTGTGTCAGTTCGCTCCCCGTGCAGCGTGTTCATTCAGCACGCCGGCGCTCGGGGTCGGCCGCGAGAGGACCGCAAGCCCCGGCTCGATGGCGACCAACTGCGTGGATGGATGGAGAGGGGGTTGACGTGGAGGTTTATCGTAGCCGCGCCGAATCACTTCCCTTACCTGCCCTCCCAGCGCCGTCGCTGGTTCACGCCTCTAAGCTGATTGGGACCGGAGGATGTGAATACCTCCCCGGGATTAGAAGGTTCTTGGCCGAGGAACAATGCCCCGCGGCTGGCTGCGCCATTCCCGGCTTTTGTTGGCCAGGCGGCGGACGCGCGGTCCCCGCTCTCCGAGCTCTCCGAGCTCTCCGAGCTCTCCGAGCCGCAGGCAGTGAGTCTCTCCGCTCGGACTGCTTCCCCCACCCGGCGTGGATAATATGACTTCCTGGCCATTGACATATGGCAGCGTCCCTCTGTGTCTCCTGCTCGTAGCGGCTCTCTGCGCTGGGACCTCCCATCTGGGTGAGTGGAACATCATTAAAGTCCAATTAGAAGCTCATTATCGCCAATAACCTACATTCTGTCTCCACTTTCTCCATCTACCGCATTAAGAGAATAAAGCTTGAACTGTATTTCTCATGCTTGACGACATTTGATTCACAAATAAATCACTCCCAAAAATTGCCgcaattgacggcgatagacgtttAATCCAATCACTGCCACCTCATCTAggtcaaatggaatggacgtctatcgccgtcaattgcCGTAACATTATTGTAAACGCAATTTGGACATTGAGATAAAAGTTTGAtctgtatgtatttttatgaaTAGACTCTCAcatcaaaaacattcatggtcaTTCACTGCCAGACCCCCCCAAGAACCGACATCCCcctcttaaaaaaatgtgatctcaGCAGCAACATCACTGCAATGAATCATTAACGCTACCTTCAGTCAACCGAGAAATATTACGACTGCATAAATCGCGCTTGCTAGCTGAAGCGCTCACGTTACCGGCTCCTTTAATGCGCGAGTGGACATAATATGCGATGATTGACTCATGTAATGAGCCCTGTTGGACAAGCACCTGTTTCCAGACTCCAGTGCATTTCCCACAGTCTGACACATGCCAAAGTAGGTCGCCTGAGATGAAAAACAGCAAGGCTTTCATCATCAAAATGTGATACAAAAGCTCCCACTTATTATgcaaattctcttttttttcccatgacaGGCGACAACTGGTGTTCTTCGGTTGCGATTACTTCTTGCCAAGAGTGTCTCCGACGTGGACCGCAGTGTTCCTGGTGCTTCAAAGAGGTATGTCAACCatcaaaaaaatgctttgaaatTGAGGTCTACCAACGATCCACTAATCCTCAACCGAAATCCTTACGAATGCTGTACTGGTAAATATTCTTTTGCCAATGTATTAAAAGCCTATTTATCGTTCAAATTGTATTTACGTTCGaggattctattttttttttattaaaagaggAAACAAATCAATGCATTTCGGCAttttaatttttccaaaatagcggtttatttgtgaaaaaatatttttcatatttaaaaccGGAAAAACTGTCGATTTTTTCGGATTTCTGTAGTCTGCAATGAAGGCAGATGCTTATCTTTATAACAGATCAAAaggaaatatttactttttagggTGAATTAATGATATAGCCAACTATATTTTCCTGGGCACTACAATGTAAGACGAGAGATCTGAACCAATCGCCCGACTCGTTGGGAAATAATAAAGGATGAATGGACTTGTCGAAATAATTCGAGGCAGCCCTTCTTCCGAGTGGCTCTCCGCTGACATTCCTCGCATGACTGGCCTGTCCACTTTTGCCCCATCCACACATGTGAACATGATGTTTCATGCTGGCCCTGTGTGGATCGGCGAATGTTTCCATTCCATTTCTATTCTTTCTCACATAGCATCAGCAGTGGCAAAGCCACATTTCAGCCATATGTTTAGTCTAGTCATGGCTGCCACGCCGTGCGTCTGCTTGGgagttccttttttttaaaagccttttctGCCCAGCCTTgaagaagtgaaaaaaaaaaaacaccagacaGAAGCATGTTTGGGAACTAACACAACGACGCGCGGCAGACTAGACAGTCAGCGCAAGCGTGTTTACAAGCTTCGGGTGCTGGGAAATTGGACCTTTTCTGGCATCATTAGCTGCGTGAAAGTATTAAAGAAAATTCTTAACAAAGTATGAATAGCGGTATAATAGAAAAAAGCTCCTgttggtccatttttttttgtgtggcgcCTAAGGAGCAAAGGCCACTAATCCGTTCCAAAGCTACAAAGTGTGACATATTTCTTTGTTGGGCAATTCCGCTCACAAAGTGTTTTCCTCATTctctgaattctaattttgactTGAGGATTTTCTGGATGGGTCTGGCGCTCGACACCGCTGCGACCTCCAAACCAACCTGCTCAGAAGTGGCTGCGGACCCGAGTTCACAGAATCGGGCGTAAAAGTAGAAGTCGACGCCGATGTGGGGGGCACGCAAGTGAACCCGAGAGACATTACCGTCACGCTAACGCCAGGTAAGCCGAAGCTACACCGAAAAAAGATTTCTCATCAATTGAACTGTTTTGATGCCGGTGGTGTCAGGTTCCGAGGCTAGCTTCGTCGTGGCCGTAAAGCAGCTACCGCGCTATCCGGTGGATCTTTACTACTTGGTGGACGTTTCCGCATCCATGCAGGAAAACCTCGATCATGTGAGTGAACAAATGACGTTTTTAAGAAGATTATATGTATGTGAAAAAAAGATGCAAAGGGACTTACCTGATTTGCAGCTCAAGACGATGGGCGTGGCTTTGTCACTGCGCATGGCGGAGTATGCTTCGGATCTGTGGCTCGGTTTTGGTTCCTTTGTGGACAAGCCCGTATCTCCTTACATCAACGTGCATCCTACAAAGATCAACAACCCATGCAGGTACGGAACATCACCTGTTGATTGGACTAGAACTTTGGGGGAGTGAATGTTTCTGAGGTGAGAATGCAatttaaaaggattttttttttccgtagaaaaaggtatttttcatttgaaatttgaGCTTTTAAGTACACCCGCTGCCAGTCCTTCCGAGTACAAACGAATTGGACGCCAAATGAGTTAAAGTTAGAGATGGCCAGCGTGGGGAAAAAATGGCGCAGTGGGGGCAGCGTGACTAAAAGATGATTCAGGTCACGAGCCTGAGACGTCAGCTCTACATCTGCTCTGAGATATTAATAGGTATGATGGATATATCTCCAAGATGGCTGACATCTGCTTTTGAAGATTGTGGGAAGCATGAGAACAAGTGTTGAGAGTTCAAGTGCTTTgataagagtttttttttaggataagGAACGCTGTCAGAAGATTGGACATTCCTCTCTGGTTTCATCTTTCCATTAACTTAAttgcaaatatatattataGGAGGACAGCAAGTCTGAAAAGTGGCTCTTTAATTTCCCGTATGACTCAGAGTGACTTTGCATTTTTATAGTGCGCCATTGTTCCGCCGATAAGCCGCTGTGGGTGGGAGACTGAGAAACTTTTGAATGTCAATGTTCCAATCGGTACGCGCTTGTGTTggaatctttttttctcttcccctCAGCGACTACGAGATCCGCTGCCGGCCCGCCCACGGCTTCCACCATGTTTTGAGCATGACTGGAAACATGAGCGAGTTCACACGCGTGATCAAACGCCAGCGGATTTCGGGGAACATGGATACGCCGGAGGGGGGCTTGGACGCCATGCTGCAGGCAACGGTGTGTCAGGTGTGTGAGTCCCAGcggaaaatggattggacgtctatcgctgtcaatggtagccattGATATTAGGGAGATTTATCCATTTATGATCTCTaattaatacaataataaagAATGACTTTAAATGAACATACCTAATATTAgggaagttttaaaaaatggataatCAGATGTATTAAATCATGAATATATTATCAAAAATATAACTATGAAGTATTTTTAGGTGAGATTAAAAAAGAGAATACTCATTAGATTAACAATATACAGAAGGCATTTTATATAACAACCTAGGGTAAATACCCATATATACTACTGTAATacatatagtaaaaaaaaacctaaataactGAACCTATTTTTTAAAGGCATGATATTTCAGATATGACGTCTATTGCGGTCAATGGCGGCGAATGAATTAAGACGTACACGTATAGTATATTTTTAAAGAGGTGTCTATTtgctcattcatttttttttgcctgcttGTCAGCAACACAACATAAAGACTGATGTGGAAAATGTAAGTACATAACATAACACATGTGCTAACTTACTCCAATTTCAAACATCAGACTCTGAGTTCGTTTGgctcttggggaaaaaaaaccctaaaaaaagTTCTCCCAGTAGTAACAACCCCCCCTGTTTATGTCTGTGTCATAGACTGTGGGAGAAAAGGGGGTCTGTGTGTATATTTAAGGAACGCCGGCAAACTAATAAGATAGGCATGACATAATGGAGAGTCTATTTGTGGAGGCATAAGTGTCGTGGGCTTTCCCTGCAGTCTAGTGGCTTACTCAGGGCCCCCCTGCATGACATGACTCACAGCCCCCCTGTGGTTGAGCTATGAGCTTCTGCCATTGTGGTAGGGCGTCACGATTTGGGATTCCGCTGGCGCGATCTAACGCAGATTCCAGCGCAATTACTAACTCCCATTGATGGAAGTTGGATGGCCATTGGGGTTCAatacatttggactgggagagacTGGCAGCCATTTGGCATATAAGTATTAAGTTTGGTTTGGTTTTGAAATTTCCTGAAAACACAACAAGATTATTTAGCTGGATATTCTccattttagtttagtttaatgtgtttgttgttggtttctgatcaaataaaaaaattgcactccctaaaatgcgatttatactcACTCCAGTGTAACTTATATAGTATATTTGTCTCTTCATTGTGTAGTATTTTttgtactcaggtgcgactCATAGTccaataatacataaatacattcaGTGGAATTGAGcacatgaaattaaaaaaggtCAACAAAACATTCCTATTTCAAACCTTGTAgaggcaaacaaacaaaaaaaactcaccaACCTTCAAGTGACTCCACTTCAAATTCCCGATTCCCGAAAACTCCAGAGTTGAACGGAAATTGGCCAAGTAGTTTTAGCGTGATTCTGCAAACAAGTCAACATAACAGCGATGAGAACACAGCCAGGCCAGAGGCAAAGAATGTGGATGCTATTTCCGCTGAGCTGCGTCTCCCCTGATCTTTAGGGGGCCGTGGGTTGGCGTCCCGAGGCCAAACGTCTGTTGCTCCTGATGACCGACCAGCCTTCTCACCTGGCCCTGGACAGCCGCTTGGCGGGAATCGTGGTTCCTCACGACGGTCTGTGCCACCTGGAAAACAACATCTACACTGGCAGCACCAAAATGGTGAGTGCGCCGTAGACAAAGGCAAAGGATTCCGGAATGAAGTCCCTTTTATTGTCTTGATTTCCAACTGCAGGATCATCCAAGTCTGGGGCAGTTGTCTGAAAAGCTGCTGGAAAACTATATTTACTCCATTTTTGCTGTGGAGAAACAGCAGTACCGGTGGTACGaggtaaaacaataataataataataaaaagttattgcatttttttaacaacaagaTCCATATGTACTAACATTAAAATTTAGTAGGGCTAAATATTCACCCAAAACAAGAAGGGGTATCCATTGCTAAATTTGAAATGATACCTAACAGTtattattttggagaaaatgtgtagttccccaaaaataaagtaaaacatttgcttTACAGccttcaaattgaaaaaaacaaaacaaaaaacaaacaaacaataatcaTAGCTCAAGTTAAGGATAACCTTTGGTGGTGTATTTCCATTTCCAAACAAGTTAGCCAAAGTTAGCCCCCTTTTTGCCAATGAAACCCCCCAAATAAAGAAGCCATGTTACACGTCAATGTACAATTGAATCACTTAAAAAGCACGCTAATGAGTGCAAAGTGCTCAGCGCTGACTGGGGGGTGCGCAGCGCAGCGCGGGGCGGCAATGGCGTCATGAAGGCCTTTTGGAGCAATCAACAGACTGTTCATGTGTCCCTTGCATCATAAAAACAACTCACATAAGACTTTCCAAAGTGGCACGACAAAGCGCTCATGGAAAAAGTAACCATGTACAAATATGTCAACATAGCCTTGAGGAGACTTGGCACTAGCGCAATTTCCTTTTCTACCTGTAGGAGTTAGTGGGCTTACTACCTGGTTCCTACCTTGGGAAAATCGAGTTCTTCCAGTCTCCGAACCTCATCGATCTGGTGGTGGACTCGTATAAGGTACTACACACTCCATTTCTGccctaaaaaaaaggaaacaaacattttgaataTTAAAAGCAACAAATGCCTGTGTATATTACGTGTTAGTGTGTGACTAGCGGTTTGTTCATTGCAGTCGGGTTGGTAATCTCACACGCGGCACAGCGCTCCAATTGTTTCATTCCAGATTCGTTCGAATCCAGAGATCTGGCCGCACGCAGGCAGGCGGCTGAATTTGAACACTAGCGGTTATTGTAATCGCCATCACAAACCCCCCTCCCTGCCCATTCCTTCCCCCAATTTAGGTGTCCCGGCCGACTATGTAGGGAACACAAAGATTCTATTTTCACTCCCACCTTCTTTTACCCATAGAGAGAAAAATGAGTGAATTTTGAAGACAATTTGCTcccacattgtcatttttttttggtttgtttttaacagAGCTTGCTGACCGACGTGACATTGTCGGTGTCGGTGGACGACGAGGCGGTCGCCAGGTACTGGACGTCCGTGTTACCCGTGTG from Stigmatopora argus isolate UIUO_Sarg chromosome 21, RoL_Sarg_1.0, whole genome shotgun sequence encodes:
- the itgb8 gene encoding integrin beta-8 encodes the protein MTSWPLTYGSVPLCLLLVAALCAGTSHLGDNWCSSVAITSCQECLRRGPQCSWCFKEDFLDGSGARHRCDLQTNLLRSGCGPEFTESGVKVEVDADVGGTQVNPRDITVTLTPGSEASFVVAVKQLPRYPVDLYYLVDVSASMQENLDHLKTMGVALSLRMAEYASDLWLGFGSFVDKPVSPYINVHPTKINNPCSDYEIRCRPAHGFHHVLSMTGNMSEFTRVIKRQRISGNMDTPEGGLDAMLQATVCQGAVGWRPEAKRLLLLMTDQPSHLALDSRLAGIVVPHDGLCHLENNIYTGSTKMDHPSLGQLSEKLLENYIYSIFAVEKQQYRWYEELVGLLPGSYLGKIEFFQSPNLIDLVVDSYKSLLTDVTLSVSVDDEAVARYWTSVLPVCPEGTTAKGQSCSGVQPNQTVYFNITLGLRSCPENGSDEDIRATVRPVGYNESATVRIHAKCRCGCESTGRCGETERSPCEGMTDGDGRGPLRGLVNQSDWDCRAEGSDLDCSGRGACECGRCVCERSRLGSVYGKYCESDDFSCSYEGGLLCGGRGLCVLGDCVCDEQWTGESCACPVSTATCRSPDGLLCGGRGVCECGRCACDDHRYSGDFCERCPACQSSCASNWKCVDCHMSHGLKQQEAGRCNRTCDTDVVYDGGDKSGGERIQCMYMGSDNCRYWFEMSSEFGRKRLHISTRAECASRGRAVGTFLSVCALTVLCGLAVVAVSRLLLQKRGWSPREAHKDREYNCTGKELSYIPTTNEKTVTYRRERPPDHSVEMTVHVKMPLGEPWQ